A stretch of Gorilla gorilla gorilla isolate KB3781 chromosome 9, NHGRI_mGorGor1-v2.1_pri, whole genome shotgun sequence DNA encodes these proteins:
- the LIPT2 gene encoding octanoyl-[acyl-carrier-protein]:protein N-octanoyltransferase LIPT2, mitochondrial isoform X1, with product MPQPAVRLVRLGRVPYAELLELQDRWLRRLQAEPGIEAPSGTDAGALLLCEPAGPVYTAGLRGGLTPEETARLRALGAEVRVTGRGGLATFHGPGQLLCHPVLDLRRLGLRLRMHVASLEACAVRLCELQGLQDARARPPPYTGVWLDDRKICAIGVRCGRHITSHGLALNCSTDLTWFEHIVPCGLVGTGVTSLSKELQRHVTVEEVMPPFLVAFKEIYKCTLISEDSPS from the exons ATGCCGCAACCCGCCGTTCGGCTGGTGCGCCTGGGTCGGGTGCCGTACGCCGAGCTACTGGAGCTGCAGGACCGCTGGCTGCGGCGGCTGCAGGCCGAGCCAGGCATTGAGGCCCCGTCGGGGACTGATGCGGGCGCGCTCCTGCTCTGCGAGCCCGCGGGGCCCGTGTATACGGCCGGGCTGCGCGGCGGCCTGACGCCCGAGGAAACTGCGCGGCTACGGGCCTTGGGCGCCGAGGTGCGCGTCACAGGCCGCGGTGGCCTGGCCACCTTCCACGGCCCGGGCCAGCTGCTTTGCCACCCGGTACTCGACCTGCGGCGTCTCGGCCTGCGCTTGCGCATGCACGTAGCGTCGCTGGAGGCGTGCGCCGTGCGCCTGTGCGAGCTCCAGGGCCTGCAGGACGCCCGCGCGCGGCCCCCGCCCTACACCGGCGTCTGGCTAGACGATCGTAAGATCTGCGCGATCG GAGTCCGCTGTGGAAGGCACATCACATCCCACGGCCTGGCTCTCAACTGCTCTACCGACCTCACCTGGTTTGAGCACATCGTGCCCTGTGGACTGGTTGGGACAGGCGTCACTTCCTTGAGTAAGGAGCTCCAGAGGCACGTCACCGTGGAAGAAGTAATGCCACCTTTCCTTGTGGCCTTTAAGGAGATCTACAAGTGCACACTGATCTCAGAGGACAGCCCCAGCTGA
- the LIPT2 gene encoding octanoyl-[acyl-carrier-protein]:protein N-octanoyltransferase LIPT2, mitochondrial isoform X2, whose protein sequence is MPQPAVRLVRLGRVPYAELLELQDRWLRRLQAEPGIEAPSGTDAGALLLCEPAGPVYTAGLRGGLTPEETARLRALGAEVRVTGRGGLATFHGPGQLLCHPVLDLRRLGLRLRMHVASLEACAVRLCELQGLQDARARPPPYTGVWLDDRKICAIGERRGAGRYLRAEESAVEGTSHPTAWLSTALPTSPGLSTSCPVDWLGQASLP, encoded by the exons ATGCCGCAACCCGCCGTTCGGCTGGTGCGCCTGGGTCGGGTGCCGTACGCCGAGCTACTGGAGCTGCAGGACCGCTGGCTGCGGCGGCTGCAGGCCGAGCCAGGCATTGAGGCCCCGTCGGGGACTGATGCGGGCGCGCTCCTGCTCTGCGAGCCCGCGGGGCCCGTGTATACGGCCGGGCTGCGCGGCGGCCTGACGCCCGAGGAAACTGCGCGGCTACGGGCCTTGGGCGCCGAGGTGCGCGTCACAGGCCGCGGTGGCCTGGCCACCTTCCACGGCCCGGGCCAGCTGCTTTGCCACCCGGTACTCGACCTGCGGCGTCTCGGCCTGCGCTTGCGCATGCACGTAGCGTCGCTGGAGGCGTGCGCCGTGCGCCTGTGCGAGCTCCAGGGCCTGCAGGACGCCCGCGCGCGGCCCCCGCCCTACACCGGCGTCTGGCTAGACGATCGTAAGATCTGCGCGATCGGTGAGCGCCGTGGCGCAGGGCGGTACCTGAGAGCCGAG GAGTCCGCTGTGGAAGGCACATCACATCCCACGGCCTGGCTCTCAACTGCTCTACCGACCTCACCTGGTTTGAGCACATCGTGCCCTGTGGACTGGTTGGGACAGGCGTCACTTCCTTGA